tccctgtccatcctggctaatagccattgatggacctatcctccttgaatttatctagttcttttttgaaccctagacttcacaacatcctccggcagagttccacaggttcactgtgtgttgtgtgaaaaaatactttgttggtttgttttaaacctactgcctattaatttcatttggtgacccctagttcttgagttatgaggagtaaataacacttccttatttactttctccacatcagtcaggattttacagacctcagtcatatcccccattaatcatctcttttccaagctgaaaagtcccagttttattaatctcttctcatacagaagccattccatacacctaatcatttttgttgctcttttctgaaccttttctaattccagtaaatcttttttgagatggggcgactacATCTGCACGCAAGATGtcggagtaccatggatttatacagaggcaatatgatattttcagtcttattatctaaccctttcctaatgattcccaacattctgtttgcttttttgactgccgctgcacattgagtggatgttttcagagaactatccacaatgacgacaagatctctttcttgagtggtaatagttaatttagaccccatcattttatatgtatagttgggattatgttttccaatgtgcattgctttgcatttatcaacactgaatttcatctgccattttgttgcccagtcacccagttttgagagatctttttgtaTCTCTTCGCAGtgtgcctgggacttaactattttgagtagttttgtgtcatctgcaaattttgccacctcactgtttaccccttttcccagatcatttatgaatatgttgaataggactggacccagtacagacccctggggaacaccactacttacctctcttcattctgaaaactgaccatttattcctaccctttatttcctatcttttaaccagttaccaatccatgagaggaccttccctcttatcccacaacagcttactttgcttcagTAATTCCTAGCAAGTCTAGAAGTACAGTATAATAATACTGTAGTCATTTCCCCAAAAATAACTTAGCAGCTTCCCCAACTTTCATTCTGTATCTCCCACAGTCCATTCTCCCCACAATCTTTATCATCATTATaagctgtctacactagggcttaggtcgacttaaccaCGTCTCTCAGGGGTTtacatttttcacacctctgagtgatgtagctgggtcAGCCTAACTTTCTAATGTCGACCAGCCCTAAGATGGCAGGGAACAGATGGACTGAACAAACAGCTCATTGGAGAGAAGCTGTCAGAAAGATGAACCGTCatcttgctgtgtgtgtgtgtgtacagcaccaagcacaaaaGAGCCCTCCTGGTTGGGGTCTCCAGACCTTATTGTAATGCACATCCATCATAACTGCAATAGCCAGTTCCCTGTAGGCTACAGAGTCCACAAAACTCTTATATTCTGAGTTATTTTATATCATATCATTGTTGCTCCTGTTTTCCATTCTCCCCTCCTCACTTCTGATCCCATAGGGAACTATTAGCTACCGTGCAGCATTAGGAATACCCATCATCAAGAAATCCCTGCTACTGACATTTTGAAACTAGAACAAAACTATTAACTGTTGTCAGAGAACAGCTGCCTGTAGCTCAAGGTCTGTCTTGGGAGAAAGCTCCTGGGAGTCTGATTTCATAACAACCTGCCTGAGCACGCCTGTTGCCAAACTTTGCATTTAAGCAGAGCTGGCAATAGGCATAATTGCTTAGAGCCTtgagcagctcaagggggcccCTATTAACTATTAGTATGTGCTGGGGGGAAGGCAAAATATTCCTGTTTAGGGCCCCCAAATGGACTAGCACCAACTCTGCATCTAAGCCTCTCAATCTCCGGAAgcgggggaagagagggaagtCAGCAGAATGCAAATCAATCCCCCTTCATGTCAAGGAAATGAGAGGAGAACATTTTGTTTTTGCTTCAGTAACTACACTGTAAATGCTTTTCATCCAGGTTCACCTCCGGATTAGAGGCACAGCGGTGGGGCTTTAAAAAAAGCCGCCCCTCCCCATTTGCAAACAGTTCACATGCCATAAAACCAAATGCAGGGAGATCTTACTTAGCATTGTGCTGACTCCAGAGTATATGTAGTGATTTATCACCAGCGTTGGAAGCCTTTTAACAGACGGATCCTCATCGCCTCTAGCCGTGAACTGCTTGTTGAGTCTTTTTtgggaggagggtgggaaaggtCGACCAACTCTTTTGCTTACATCCACGTTAATAAAACATCCCGCATAAAAGTCACTCCGCAGCCTGTGGTTTTGCTCCAGTGACCCAAGCAAAACTGCCGTCCCACCTCACCCACCCCTCCTGCTCGCTGCAGAGAGTGACACTGTCCCAGGCAGGCTGGCACACCCTCGGCGGTTATTGCCCCGGGttattttgctttcttttctgAATTTCTAAGTACAAAAACTTCCTGCAAAAGAGGCTTGTGTCCGGGCCGCTCCCAGTCACCCAGCAACAGCGAGCACTTTGCACTGGCAGATTTAAATGCAACATTCCCCATCTTCTGCAACCTCCTCTTTGGGGAGCTGTTTGAAAAATGCCCGCGCCCCGTGACTACATCTAACAGGAGCTACAGCTAATCCTCACCACCCGGCAGGCTCTCTTTGCAAGCGTGGCTGCTATGTTTGGCGCTCACTGATTGCTTAATTGAAGGCTGGAGGCTACAAGTAACCACGTCCCCCGACCCTCTTACCGTGCACACACGTTGGTTGCTACTCCCTTTCCATGCACCCTCGTTGCCCTCTAGCGACAACTGCAAGGATCCAGGAGCCGGGAAGCAGCGAGCTCGCGCCAGTCCCGGCTCCTGCCCAGCCAATCAGAGTagcccagcaggaggcagccccagggctgtgcaGCTGGGAGCACGAGCCCAGTCGTTAGCTGTCATCCTGCGTGCAGAGCCGGGCCCAGGGGTCACACCCGGCTGCAAGAGCATTACGAGGCGCATGCAGATTGCCCAGCCTCACCTACTTGCAgggtgcatgcatgcatgcagcagTGTCAGCATTGGAAATTGCATGCGGAGCTGAGCCCTGGCTCACTTGCAGAGAAACGCCAGTGCTGGCTGAGTCGGTCACAGGCTACCAAGTTGGGACACATGAAAAGAAGGGACATGGGAGAGTTTGCATGTAATTGGAACCTGTTGCAAAGTGCTTCATCGGCTGGAAATCTACTTTCAAGTCCCTCCCAAGGAGGGAGACTGGGCCCAGTGTTGCCAgtttcccccactccccatgccagTGCTGCTGAAGGGATCTCCTTGCAAAGGAGACAGCCCAGCTacctcctctttcaaagcaaTGAAACGGCGGAGAACGTTTCCTCGACTCAACCACCTCACTTCCGTATGGTAGATCAAGTCGCTGCACTCAGGGTCTACCCCTTCAAGAAAGGCTCTAAATGTCCTAGGTTTCTAATCCTCTAGAAAGGATGTAGTTTAACATGGAAACTACCACTGACATTACATGCTCAGATTTTAAGACTTTGCTACACAAAACCTGCTGATGTAAATGCAGTGATGTTTGGTTATTTGTCTCCCAATAAATAACCTAATCAATAAATAACAACTGCACCAACATTTTTTTCCGCACGTAGCTGGAGCACCCTCAGTACAAATGGCTACCAAGCTTGTGAAATCTAATCCCGACTTATCATTCATGGACTTTATCACTttactggagattttttttccggTTGTGCGACCTGTCATGGAGCACATGCCATTAAGTTCTTCCATAATTTCAAAGTTATTATCAATACCTCTGCATGACCCATGCAATGGCAGTGCTGCTGCTTGCTCACTAATAAGGAGGGATGCAGAGCCTGCCGGCAGTCTGAAGCAGACAGAGTTTTGACCATCACTGGCTGATGGCTGGAATGTGGTCTCAGTCCTGTTCCTAAGGCACAAgcatccacatcacaaaaacatCTCAAGTTTATTTGCTTAGCTGTACTTCATGCTTCTTCCCTCACTCCATGAACCATTACTGAAACCCTTTGCTTTCAAATaggaagggagaagagaaatTCTAGGCATAAGCAGCATTGGGTGAGTCTGGCACCCAAAATAATAACACTGAACacaaaataggatttttttccaATCATGCTTTTCAGTCTGTCTTTTATTTTTAACTCCCCTCTACTCCCCTGCCAATGGGGGAATTTCTGGTTGAAAAGTCAACGTTTAATGTACACAGAAATGCCTGCCTAACTGCTCAGACAGTCTCTACTGACCCTTCTCAGCTCTAAGGAAGGGGAACTGTCAGCCATTCCCTGTGACTCTCTTGCCCTGGCAGCAACatttctctgcctcctgctgcccaGGGACATCTCTACCTAGGAGTCAGACTCTACCACCTGGGGAGTCACCTCTCCTTAAGTCCCAGCAGCGCCAAGtccccagctcccattgccccAGATCCCCTCTCTGCTCTAGGATCATACATAAAAGGAGTGATCAGTGGCAGGGCAGGTCTATGTCCTTAGGCCCCCAggctctcacacagagctctgcccatGTACCCAACCCTGCAATCTGCAGGAATGGTAAAAACTTATCAGAACagctcctcctgctggtgacAAAATCCTATGgcccacagccagcctgggagagttggcaacacagcAACAATGGCTGCTCACAGGGAATTCCTCCCCCCTCAGCTGGGGGAGCTGCCATCTGAACACTCAGAACCCTCCTTAGTCTCCTGCCTCTACACCCCATAAATCTGTCTTGTGCTTCCCCctcactctccctgcccccttttcacagtgtccctgctgctcctcccaGCTCCTGCATCCAGTCCCCTGAGCCATGGAGTGGCACGGCACCCATTTTGCCTGTAGGCTGGCTTTAGTCTTACTGAAAATAGGGGGAGGAGACAGCCAGATTTATTAAGGGCAGCCTGACTTCCACATGTGCCTAGACTGTAGGGAAATAGCGACCATCTTGCTGGTGTCAGCCCTATTGACAGTAACAGGAGAAAGCGCTTTTCAGCTGGTTTTCAGGAGACAggtataacaaaacaaaaaacaaccaaaaaagcaCCACATCGCAAGAGTCGTGATAACATGGTGAGAATTGGCAGTACTGCATAGGGGTCATTCCCTAATAGGCCCCACCTCCTGTCTCCAGCTAACCCCTATGAGGTTGAAGTAGTGGACTGAGCACAAAGATGGCTGGCCATCAGCACATCTCtttccacctctgccactgactcactgagtGGACTTTGTCTCTGGCTCCAATACCCTGCTAACACACTGCTGTTTAGTACTGACAATACCCCTCCCTTGTAACACTAGCAATGCTTCAGCCCCTCCTGCTGAGTGCTCCAAGAGTGACTGGGAAACACTTCTGTCACTTTCCAGCTGCTAGGGACCAACACACAGTGCCTGCCAGCATACACATTAGTTAACTAAGCCCCCCACAAGCCTCTtcatccctcccctttcccccagaaGGCAAGGGTTTTAGTATCTTCTTTTGACAGGTGAAGAAATTGAGGCAGAAAAAGCCTAGTTCAAAATACAGTAACACAGCACACTAAACACATCATTGCAACTCATGATTATTGGTCCAATTCTACTCGTATTTGCGAGGGAAGAGAACACTGAGTAAGAGAACACTGAGTAAGCCCTACATTCCCCCGGGATGCTCAGGGAGAAAATCCATGTTAGGTAATGAGTTATAGACAGGAGGAACATTTACTCTGTTAGGACATCAGGAATCATGCATCATTTACAGACCTTTATGGAGATGAATTTCTGGATCACATGGCAACTTGTGTCACCTCCTGACTTCTCCACATTGCATAAATCATCCCTCTTGCTGACAGGCTGCGGCAACCAGGCTCTACCCCTCCCTCTCATCCAACCAATTACTCAACAGAGGGGAGTCAAAACAGCCTTCTCAAAGTGCCTGTTAGCAGCAGAGGTGCAAGCAGGCCACATATAGGAGTGCCTGAAAGCCCACCAAGCCTGCCCCTGGTCACTATAAATCTGCTAGGCTTGCCTCCAGCATCCATGCTTGAACACTATGACTACATGGACCAGGAGGACCTTAGCCCAAGAGCCCCGGAGGGGAATTAGTGTAGCAAGAGTCCTAGTTGGTGAAGGGAATGATGGGGCTCAGGGAAGCAGAGCTACAGGGTCACTACAGGGCAAAGGAGTGTGGCAGCTGTTGAGAGGCTGAGGTTTTACTAACCCGGGTATATGAAAACAGAATCATTATTTTTGTAACTGGCATAAAAGGTTTTAAACACCAGGCAATTGGGCAAAGGCTGTGGGAGACCTTTGCAAATGGAACAGGTAGCTGCAGGGTGACAGGCAGCAAGCTATAATAACAGAGTTAGttagtccctgatcctgcaaagacttaggcACAGGCTCCAATTTACACCCCCTATGAGCATGCGGTGAACTTTACACACTCACAGGGCATAAAATTAAGCCCACGTGCAAatctctgcaggatcagggccgccAACAGTTACTCTGTTCAGGTTCTTCTACCACTCCCATCACCCGGATCTATGAACTCCTTTTAGCGAGAGTAATTACAGTGTTTGAGCACCATCCCTACGGAGGACTGTGAAAAGAAAAGACAAACCAGCCTGATCTCTTTCCGCTAGGTCAGCCTACCTGTAGCAATGTGATGACGGCTCCCATTTACCGTGTgtatagttcaggggtcggcaacctttcagaagtgctgtgccgagtcttcatttagtcactctaatttaaggttccacgtGCCGGTCATACATGTTAACggttttagaaagtctctttctataagtctataatatataactaaactattgttgtatgtaaagtaaataaggttttttaaaaatgtttaagaagcttcatttaaacttaaattaaaatgcagaggcccctggaccggtggccaggacccgggcagtgtgagtgccactggaaatcagctcgcgtgccgccttcggcccccgggccataggttgcctacccctgggctagttCCTAGTGTCACTAGCACTCGCCAGCAGAGAGCTCAGGGATGAGTGTTAAGCGGGGACTGGAGCACGAGAGGGGCCTGCTTGGCGAGCTCCTCACCTGCCCTAATGCctcagtcctgcctcagcagCAGCCCCCTGCGGGGTTACTTCtcctgctgggagcccctggcgCCCCGCGCGGGCCGGGGGCTGTGGGCTAGGGCTGCCCGCACAGAGCCCGGCAAGTGGCCTCAAGGCCGGGACAGGCGAGCTCTGACGAGCTCGAGCACCAGGCCAGGCTCGCCCTCAGCGGTGCAGTGGGCTCTGGCGCCGCGTTAGGGCGGGTCACACCCGTTAGCGACGGCGGGGGGAGGCCCCTGGGGTGTCCAAGGCGGCAGGCCCGTCGCCTTGGAGACGGAACAGCCCCGCGTCTGCAGCGCGGGGCAGTGCCCGGCCCTCGAGGCGGGGACACGGACTATTTGTTCTTGCGGAGGGCGCGGGTGCCGGTGCTGAGTCGCTGCCATGGAGACGCGTCCCGAGGGGGAGGGGGCGCCGGCGGCGCGGGCCGGGCCCTAGAGAGAGGCGGCGGCGGCTCCGGGGGGAAGGTGACCTCcggccccggggggaggggctgtgggggcaggactAGGGGGCTGGAGAGTAGGGGCCagcagggacggggggggggggtctataGGAAgtaggggtctggggcagggacagagtctctGGGGCTCTCTGGAGAataggggccgggggggggagggactctGGGGCGTTGACTCCAGGGGTTAGGGCCTGGGAGAACAGGGGTCTCTGGGGGCAGATCAGTCTGGGGAGTAGGGGCCAGAGATCTATGACAGATCACTAGAGTgtgtgatgggggcaggggctggggggactgaggacttggggggtggggctctggggtcAGGTCCTGAGGGCTCTAAGGAGTAAGATGCAGGGGGACAGACTTGGAGGCGTGGGGGAAGGGTGATGCAGAAGGGAGTGGACTGAGtggactgcgggggagggggggcaggcgcTGAGCGGGATGTGGGGCCCTGCGCTGGGAAGATGGTGGACTTTGCAGCAGATGAAGGGGGCACCGAAAGGCCCTTCAACAAGTCTTTCCCCCTATTTGCAGGCTCAGCAGTAGCTCAGTGTGAGAGCCAGGGTGTGCCCCATGAAGGAGAGCCCAGGATGCAAGGGGGTGCAGGAATTGCTGCTTGGCAAGGAGAAAGGCAAGGCCAACAGCAAGCAGCCAGGTAAGGGGATCCTAACCCCTACGCCATACTCATCCCCACCACAGGCCACAGGCAAGAAGAagccaaagaagaagaaaaagaaagcagACCAGGATGACAGTAACACCAGGAGCAGTGGGCATGGCAGCAGCCCCTCCGCCTCTGAGGAGACAGGTTAGCAATGCTGTGTTATAGCAATGGGTGCCAGTGGGCACAGCACCTGGAGGATGGGGGCACAGCCTGCAAGGAGTGGATGGGAGGCAGGTGTGCATGGTGGAAAGCAGCTGTCACTTCTCAAAGGCCACActgcttctggcagtggccaggtTGTCTTTTGCATAACATATCGCTAGCTCCAGTGGGCCCAATGCTCCAGTGCCTTGGACCATCACTTATACCAGTATATGGAAGATGTTACCAAATGAGAATGGCAGTTTTATGCCCTTTGCTTGGTGCACATGACCACACAAAGGGTAAGGTAGTGGAGAATCAAGTCTGTCTCCAGTTTGCTATCCTTGTTGTTAGTAAGGGAAGTGCATTATCACCTTTAGAGGTTATGGGTATAATTACTGTGTGTACTGATCAGCCAGAATATGTACAGATTGCCTGCTATACCCGTGTGCGTGTTGGAGAGTGTGATGCTCTGCACCTCGgaggaacaccctacacccccatgttcatccttatgatTGTGTGGTacccaatgcaaagtttgtcatgtctggtgtcttcagaaggctcatgatgcactgagcattgttgttatagtaaagttataggttgtaatttcatgtatatagttatgaggctgaaaatgtgtcctgatggcttaaaacaagcccaggcaaaactgtCCAGGAACCGaggagcagttcacacctcatcagggcatgtaagggacaaacccagcccagccccacaggaacAAAGAACACTAGCCTAGGCAGCAACagaggatctgttggactctcaagtgagtcacccccgtcccttggtcagtttgggataCAATGAGGTAATGCTTAGCTGACCCTGAAGGGGgctggcaaagccaagagggaagaaagaacatgataaaagggagagatgtttgccatgctcttcctctctcttccacctccatctatagACATCaccacaccaagtgactgaagtgctgatcaaaggtgaaagcctggctgaagggcaaccagccagcctgtggtgaaaagcatctaagtttgtaagggcattgaaagtgtaacgagcagcttagaatgcgtttgcttttatttcatttgaccaaatctgacttgttatgctttgatttataatcacttaaaatctatctttgtagttaataaatttgtttatttattctacctgaagcactGAGTTTGGTGTGAAGCATGTCAGAAACagcccttgggataacaagcctggtacatatcaatttctttgttaaattgacaaacttatATAAGTTTGCAGCAttcagcgggcataactggacactgcaagacagaggttcatAGGGTTGTGCCTGGGACCAgcgatattggctagtgtcattcagttgcacaatccaagcagcttacatgccagaggctgtgcgtgaacagcccaggagtgggggttctcacagcagagcagggtaaggctgtgTCCCAGAGCTGAGGATTGGAGTgtcctagcagatcaccggtccagataacccTAGGGGAACGTCACAGAGAGCATGTAATTTTTTGGAATGGGTAGCTATAAATATAGAACCACACAGAGTCTTGAGTTGAGATTGACTTTATTTACCTACCTGTTCATAGTGTAGAAAACGGTTATACTGGGATAATTAGAAATCCTTTTTCACTACTGTGCAGTCATAgtaaaaaaaagaagagattgGCTGCTGTAGATCCCAGGAAATAAGTTTGGGCTTTTGGTGAGATGGAATCTTGTGCATTTTAGAACCTCCACCTAGAATTATAGCCTGTTAGTactttttgttgcttttatttttttaaacaaatggttGATTGGAAGTACATGTAGCTCCCTCATGTGGACTGTAGGAGGCATAGGACAGCTGTTGGAGAGTAGGTAGTTTCATAAAACTGCCACAAGATTTGAGGTAGCTGGATATATTTTTGATTTTCTTTCAGAGCTGAACTACAGTTGGTTGAATGTTCAACATTTAATTGATGCGAGTCAAAATTTATCTGACCTCTAATGAACAGTATTTGGCTTCCTGATACACTAACAGAGTGGGGGTTAATTTCAAAACTTCTTAACGGGGGAGGTTTTCTTCACTTATGTAAAGAAACAGAACTATTAAAGTTATATCAGGCATCTTATTAAAATAACATTACTCACATTACTAAAACATCTcggcttttttaaaaatctatttcgTGAAGTTTAAACTTTAGAAGGGAGCAGGACTAATTTATTACAATGACAAAAGCCAGTTAGAATAACCATTGGTGGAAGCTGAGGCCTAAATGGAGCAAGACTTTAAAAAATAGCTCCAGCACAGCTTGCAAGAGACATTTTTCTCGGTAGTATCTGTTCACTAGCCCTTTAACTGGAGAGACaaattaaaactgaaattaaTCCTAGTTGTAGCAGGCGGCAAACTCTCAATCTGATTTTTTGAGGGAGGATACATGAAAACTTTCTCTAGTTTAGGACTGTAAACTTTTTGGCATGGGGACCATCTCGTTTCCCTGGTTGGCAGAGCATTAAAAGCCTGAGGTGGTGTTCAAATAATGGCCACAATTTCTCATGTCAGTTTCTGCCATTCTTTCACCTCAAATGTTTAACattcacattggaaaaaacaCAATACTAAAGTGCACACAACTACTTTACAAAAACACAACAGTCATACTGGTCCAATGGGCATGATGCTGGTATCAAAGTGTTATGAGTATGTTAAAAATTCTGCTTACGTACATTTTATATGAGTACAGTAGTTCTATAAATGGCGTCAGTCATTGAGCTAAATACGTATTCCCCCTCAACAATGAGCTTTTATGTGATTGATATTTTGTTAACAAATCTGGTTTCTTGACAGTGAGTCTGTGCTATGTTTAATGATTTTTTATCTGTATCTTTCTCATCACCCTATGAACAGTAAAGCACAGGTGACGGTGATGCCATATAAGCTCTCTGTTAATATTATTTCTCATTTCACCAGATAAACATCACAGCAAAAGCAGGAAGCAGCAGACCCTCTCTGCTCAGTTACTTGAAATAAGCATAAGGAAGGATCCTGACCCAGCACAAGATGCTGTAAAGGGGATTCACACTGATGCAGAAATAAATAAGCTTTTATTATCAGCTTCCACTACTTCAGGCTCTACCCAAACAGAGCAGGACATTTCTGATCAGATCAATGAAAGCCTTCGGTGGGACGGGATTCTTGAAGATCCTGCTGCTGAGGAAGAAAGGCTGCGTATCTATAAACTGAACAGAAGGAAACGCTACGGGTTATATGTCCAGCAACAGCTACCCACAGAGCCATGTTTGACTCTCAAGCATTTCCCGTTACTTCAAACCAAAGATCCATACACAAATAGTGGTCAGACAATAAACCAGGAGGATCGCTCCAGTCCTTATTTTCAGGAAAATAAAGATGAAGAGGTCCTGAATGCTGAGCTAGCTACCAAAGTGTCTGAACTGCAACATGCAGCATTAGCAAATATTTCTCAGGAAGTTGTGTAAACCAGTATTGTTCTCTATTTTATATCTGTATTTAAAACAGTAACGGCAACAAAACCGTTACTTTGAAACTTTGTATATACCTTTGTTCACGGCAATGTTGTTAGTGGGATTAATTCCCCATACTAACAGGGTATTCCGTTTACTTCGGCCAGACCTGTTATAAAACACTACATGGAAAGTGGacaaaaaaacaattattttgatGGTTTTATTAAAGGTTCTCTACATCCTACTACTCTG
The Mauremys mutica isolate MM-2020 ecotype Southern chromosome 19, ASM2049712v1, whole genome shotgun sequence genome window above contains:
- the C19H17orf97 gene encoding protein LIAT1 isoform X1 translates to MKESPGCKGVQELLLGKEKGKANSKQPGKGILTPTPYSSPPQATGKKKPKKKKKKADQDDSNTRSSGHGSSPSASEETDKHHSKSRKQQTLSAQLLEISIRKDPDPAQDAVKGIHTDAEINKLLLSASTTSGSTQTEQDISDQINESLRWDGILEDPAAEEERLRIYKLNRRKRYGLYVQQQLPTEPCLTLKHFPLLQTKDPYTNSGQTINQEDRSSPYFQENKDEEVLNAELATKVSELQHAALANISQEVV
- the C19H17orf97 gene encoding protein LIAT1 isoform X2, with translation MKESPGCKGVQELLLGKEKGKANSKQPDKHHSKSRKQQTLSAQLLEISIRKDPDPAQDAVKGIHTDAEINKLLLSASTTSGSTQTEQDISDQINESLRWDGILEDPAAEEERLRIYKLNRRKRYGLYVQQQLPTEPCLTLKHFPLLQTKDPYTNSGQTINQEDRSSPYFQENKDEEVLNAELATKVSELQHAALANISQEVV